One part of the Humulus lupulus chromosome 9, drHumLupu1.1, whole genome shotgun sequence genome encodes these proteins:
- the LOC133801298 gene encoding probable proteasome inhibitor codes for MATDKSVIAVIRASRPSFRNDYDKLAFAVHASFLSSGFVLTATGTPALSDTTHSSSSSSSSDEVGIDGWNDVDGEYAFVYTNPEKGSQKVLVKCLVMNDKLLVDALANGSSEPVHLEINVGDYIGENGNNNYSTQFKKLDKLVNSLDSEIFSKLDGSSKASSSTNLRSSDTREEARNYVNEPGARVPEFSRDQIHPSGFVYPPVYPVGGSDLYPGPGAGMYPPRGDFGSGSMLLGPNDPRWFGGGGEPGFPGGLPGVPPGARFDPYGPPGVPGFEPNRFTRGPQRPGRGGTHPDLEHFGGGSDFI; via the exons ATGGCAACTGATAAGTCTGTTATAGCGGTGATCAGGGCCTCCAGGCCATCATTCCGTAACGACTACGACAAGCTTGCTTTTGCTGTCCACGCCTCTTTTCTTTCTTCCGGTTTCGTTCTCACCGCTACCGGAACCCCTGCACTTTCCGATACGACTCactcttcttcctcctcctcctcctccg ATGAGGTGGGTATCGATGGCTGGAACGATGTTGATGGTGAGTACGCGTTTGTCTACACAAACCCTGAGAAGGGTTCTCAAAAAGTCTTGGTGAAATGTCTTGTGATGAACGATAAGTTGCTTGTCGACGCTTTGGCAAATGGGAGCTCTGAACCTGTTCATCTCGAAATCAA TGTTGGAGACTATATTGGAGAAAACGGGAATAACAATTATTCCACCCAGTTCAAGAAATTGGATAAGCTGGTCAATAGCCTGGACTCAGAAATTTTCTCCAAATTAGATGGCTCTTCGAAAGCTAGCTCATCCACTAATCTTCGAAG CTCAGATACTAGGGAAGAGGCAAGAAATTATGTAAATGAACCGGGTGCTAGAGTTCCTGAATTTTCCAGAGATCAAATACATCCTTCAGG ATTTGTATATCCTCCTGTTTATCCAGTTGGTGGTAGTGATCTCTATCCTGGCCCCGGCGCTGGAATGTACCCACCCAG GGGTGATTTTGGCAGCGGGAGCATGCTTCTAG GGCCTAATGACCCCCGTTGGTTTGGTGGAGGTGGAGAGCCTGGCTTCCCTGGTGGACTCCC GGGTGTACCTCCAGGTGCTCGTTTCGATCCTTATGGCCCGCCTGGTGTTCCTGGCTTCGAACCTAACCGGTTTACAAG GGGTCCGCAGAGGCCAGGGAGGGGTGGGACTCACCCGGACCTGGAACATTTTGGTGGTGGCTCTGATTTCATTTAG